In Kwoniella dejecticola CBS 10117 chromosome 7, complete sequence, the genomic stretch caacctcaatcacCAAACGATCATTGCATTCAACGATGTCTCCCCGTGCTCCTGCCCTCAACCTGAAAACCATCAACCCATCTGTCTTGGGCGTGCACTACGCAGTACGAGGAGAATTGGCTTTGAAGGCAGACAAATACACTCAACAATTAGCGAATCCTCATTCTGGCTCAGGAAGCAATACGAACAATGTGGAAACGTTGAGCGAGGAATTACCTTTCAAACATGTAGTCACAGCCAATATCGGTAATCCGCAACAAAAGGGGTTGAACCAACAGCCATTGACGTATTGGAGACAGATCATTTCGCTCTTGGAATACCCTCAGCTGTTCCAAGATGCCGATAAGAAGGAATTGATATCGAAGATATACCCTTCGGACGTCGTCGAGCGAGCGAAGAAGCTGTATGAGGAGATAGGTAGTGTAGGGGCTTATACGCATTCGAAGGGTGTCTTGGCCATCAGAAAGAGGGTTGCCAAGTTcatcgagggtgagtctttccAACCTGATTCGATCCTTTTACAAATTACGGAATCACTGATCCGTATGATTAACTTAGAACGAGATGGATATCCCGCCGATCCCGAATCGATCTACCTCACTGCCGGAGCTTCCGCCGGTGTCTCCTCCATCCTCTCTATCGCTTTACaggaaggagatggatgCCTGATCCCCATCCCCCAATACCCTCTTTACACTGCTACATTGGCATACCTAAACGCCAAGCCACTACCTTATTACCTCAGTGAATCCCAAGATTGGTCGATGGATCACGATACTCTTCTCAAGGCTGTATccgaggcgaagaagaacggtaCCCCAGTCAAAGCACTTGTGATCATAAATCCGGGGAATCCCACCGGAGCATGCCTGTCGAAAGAAGCGATGGAACAAGTCATTCATTTATGTTACGAAGAAGGAATCGTCCTCATGGCAGATGAAGTGTATCAGACCAACATCTATGATCCGTCGCACCGACCTTTCCATTCGTTCAAGAAGATCCTGAGATCCATGCCTGAGGAAATCGCCAACTCGGTCGAACTGGTCTCGTTCCACTCGATCTCGAAGGGTGTCTCGGGAGAATGCGGTCGACGAGGAGGGTACTTTGAATGTGTGAACATCTCGGATGAAGTGATGGAGCAGGTATACAAGATGGCCAGTGTCACCCTTTGTCCGCCGGTCTCTGGGCAAGTAAGTCATCGAACAGCTTTCATTTGTCCAGTCACTTTGTTCGATTGCATGGCTTATTTTCGGCTCCTCCAACGAATAGGTCGGTGTGGACTTGATGGtttctcctccagctgaAGGATCGGAATCGTATGATCTGTGGAAGAAAGAAACCTCGTTGATCCACAACAACCTGAAAGAACGATCCTACCTCATGGCTGAGCATTTCAACAACATGAAGGGCGTCTCGTGCAATCCTGCTGAGGGAGCTATGTACCTCTTCCCAAGGATTGACAtgccgaagaaagcgattgaagaggctaagaagaagggcaaagaggctgatgtgatgtatgCCTTGGATCTCTTGGGTGAGTCACGAAATCACGAACTCACGAATCCCGTACCCTTCGCATGTCATGaatgatcgagaagctgatcgtAAAGGTGAACGATCATGGTGTGCAGATGCGACGGGTATTTGCGCTGTAGCGGGATCGGGATTCGGTCAAGAACCTGGAACATACCATCTCAGAGTGACTGCTTTGTGTCCTGAGACCAAGGAGTTTATCGGAAGGTTTGAGCAGTTCCATAATGACTTCATGGACAAGTACAAGCATTAATTGGCTTCGCACGGATCGAAAGCCGCGAAGTTGAAGGATCAACTCAGTTACGAGGACTTGAATACCATTGAGTAAAAAGGCTACATAATCAAtatgggattgggattgataACATTGTATATATGGTTAATACATTCGGTCAACATAATATGATGTCATGCACACAGTTACTACGGGATCATCAGCAGTGATGCAGTCGGTTAAATAGAATGTGCTGCAGTGCCAGTGACACTCATCGTGGCTCCGATGTTGTCAGGTCAGTCTAGATCGAGTCTGCCGATGGCTGCTACTCGTGTAGACGGATCTCCTGGTCATGTGTGATATGACATACTTTCAACGAtgacttgttcttctcaATTTTATGCATCAGTACTAATTAAAGTCTAACACAGTTCCCTAATCCTCCCAGCTTTTGGTCAATCTACCGCAAGTCCCTCGCGTCGCGTAAACACCAACATGCTCATTCTACAAGATGTCCACGAACATATGCGCTGCGACTAGATGAGGAGTTTCTCGATTTCGTTCTATTGAGTAAAGTAGAATAGAGTAAAACACAaggaatcagcttcgtcccGTCAACGTCACCCCGTCACTTGTAGCGATGGGACGGATACatgtcaagctgaagaattACGCTTACGCgcgaagggaaaggaaaaaaaaaaaagaaaaaacGAAAAACCCGACCCACCTTGACAGCTTGGATCTGGGCGTTCAACTCCCTAGCTTCGTTGGTCGTGACACTAGCGGCGATGACGGGTCTAGATACACCGCAAGCTCGTCCAAGGGCAGTCTTGGAAGGTAAGAAGACATAAGGGACGTTCTTGTCTTCGCACAGCAGGGGCAAGTGAAGGACGATCTCGATAGGCTCGACATCGGCAGTCATGACTATGAATTCACAGATACCTCTGTTGAGGGTTTTGGTAGCTTCGTTTGCACTGTTGAACAAGGTCTGCTTGTCAGCTGTTGTCCCCTCTTGGTGCGGGATGGGTTTGATTTCCACCGTAGGAGGATCACGAAGAGACAAATGAGGAGTAAAAGTGATTTTGCAAATCGTGAGGTGGAGTAGAATCGGTTTGGACACTCACCCCTTCTTCAATTGTTTGTagtgttgagcttgttgaatCAAATCGAGAATCTATGGGCGCACAGAATCAGCTTATTGCTTCACCAATACACAGTCTATTCGCAGCTGATATGGTACACTCACCTGGTTGGTAAGTTGGGCATTGGCCAAAGGGAAAGCCTTGGGATTAGGTTGAGAAGCCATTTTTGCGGTATGTTTTTTTTTGCGTTTGTTCGCTTATTTAAGAATTAGGGAAGGGGATTAGGTGTTGACCTCACGTATAAGATCCCTGGTCGGTTGGTATGTCGAATGTGTGAATATAACTTGTATGAGAAGGTAGAAGACAGTTAATGTTTCTGTATTGCCGGTGAAAAACGACAAACGAAAAGGTttgttggaggagaagagtgagtcaaggtTTTCCGGGATAAAGTATGATAAATTCAAAAGGATAAAAACCCATCTTGGTACAATGTTGATGTACGGTGGTACGGTGAATAGCCGGAATCAATCTGGTAATTATGGGGCACCGTACCTCCCACTGCGAGGAATGGAATGGAGAAACGCGTAGGAATGGATTTGCTGCGATGCTTGCTGGCGACCTATGCTGCTCCTTTCATCAGGCTACTGCGAGAGACTTCATCGTTGCAAGATCCAGAATCATTCGTTTTGACACACATCTGTCAGTGAATATACTCATACCCTGTCCTGCTTACCAGGACAGCCTCAACGAGAGGGCACGCTCTTAACATCGCCACAAGTACCTCCCTTCTAACCCTCAATCCTCTGCTCACACATGACGGGAGGAGCCTTCTTTGCACCTTCTGGAGGAGACGAGGAGTACGACCTCGATGAGCAAGGCAACGAGAGACACGCAGTCCAGTGGATCGGTACAGCCAATGTGAAAGGGCCAAAATGGGCTAGATTACCGTTGTTGACAATCGGCATGCTGGGTATACAGGTGAGCAAGGTATTATCGACCGGGCTGGGCTGGAATTGGCTGCTATGAAAACGTCTTGCTGACATGTTTTATCGATCAGTGCGTATGGTCCATAGAGATGGGATACGCTTCGCCCTATCTCCTTGAACTGGGCCTGTCAAAATCATTCATGTCACTGGTATTCATGGCCGGGCCGTTATCCGGATTGATCGTCCAACCACTCATCGGTATATTCGccgatcgatcaaaatcGCCattgggaagaagaaggcccTTCATGTTGGCTGGATGTGTGATCTGCGTATTCGCAATGATGATGTTAGGTTGGACCAGGGAATTGGCAGGTATAGTTGGCGGAGGGAAATGGTTATCAATCGCATTGGCTGTTTGGTCGATCTACCTCATCGATTTCAGTATAAACGCTGTGATGTCGACAGATAGAGCGTTGGTAGTTGACACCCTCCCGCCGAGGGAACAGGAGGAAGGGAGTGCGTGGGCAGGGAGGATGTTTGGGTTTGGAAGTGTATTTGGGTTTTTCGTGTGAGCCATTCTCTGATTCGGCATCTACAAGCACCTAATCAAACATGGCTAACTCTGACAATGACCATCGTGTAGTGGGAATCTAGACTTGCCACCGGTGTTGCCGTTTCTAGGCAAGACTCAATTGCAGATTCTGTCGTTCATGACCAGTGCTATCTTGATGATCACGCATACCTTCACTTCATGGGCTGTCACGGAGCGAATACTACTACGAGATGAGTGAGTCGAATGTGTATTGAGACTTCTGCAGTATCCGGCTGATGAATTCTCAGCCGCCCTCAATCGCAGAGTAGTCTCAAGGCGAACCTGAAATCGATATGGGATAATATGTTCTCCCTTCCGCCGGGCATACGGACAATCTGCTTCATCCAGTTTTTCGCATCGTAAGTTGCCGCCCGAATTATCGATGATCTATCTTACGTACTTATTCGCTCGCAGACTTGGCTGGTTtcctatcctcttcttcactacTGTCTGGGTATCGGAGATCTACAAAGCTTCCGTCCCATTTACCGAAGGAATGGACGAGACCACCTTCGCCAACGACGCCGTGCGATCAGGAGCAAGAGCCCTACTACTGCAAGCCTTAGTCAATATAGTAACCTCGATCGGATTCCCGTTTCTGGTTTCCGAGTCTGGAGTACAGCCCGAAGCATCCCACCAATACTCCTCGTTGAATGGTCAAGGCGGCATGCCTGAAAACCCGCCCAACTCGGCGATCTggaagagagcgagagaagagatCCGGGCCGGAGGCATCGTCAAGAAAGCCATTGGCGGGCTTGGTGGGCTTGTGGAATGGGTCAAAGACGGGTCGGCTTGGCAGATACCATATAAAGGATTGACTTTGGTCAAGGTCTGGTGGATCAGTCAATTTGTGTTTGCCGGTGCCATGGCTGCTAGCTGGTGAGTGGGATGGTCTTCGGGAAGCATCGTCATTGACGGTATTGCAGGTTCGTCACCACGGTAAGCGGTGCTTACTTTGTCATCGCTACGACCGGGTTTTGCTGGGCTTTGTCGCAATGTGAGTCGTGATCTAATCTATTGTCAAATTGCCCTGAGCTCATCGCACACCGGTTCCCTAGGGGCACCTTATTCACTGGTCAGTCTCCTTGTCCGAAGACTCGCAATACTGTATCAGCTAACAATTCTGCAGCTCGGTgaactcatcctcattgacgGGACGATCGACCGTTCCCAGCCACTCAGTATCATACAAACTCGTCCTTCCACAGATATACGTCACTCGACCTCTTCCAATCCACGGTACTCGTACGACCCACATGTAGAATCCTCGGACTTACCTCCCGTCCACTCCAATGAAGCGTCATTTGTGATAGATGACGAGGATCACGagccgaaggagaagctaGAGACCAGCGAAGAAAAACCCGATAAATCCCTGGAAGGCGGATTATCACCTTTGATCGTACAAGGCGAACAAGCGGATCCCGAACCTGGATTAGGATCCACCGTCATCCTGAGGCATTCCGATGAATACTCTCGATCGGAAATCtccgacgacgaggaagtgTCGCCTAGACGGTCAACACAGAGTAATCACCGAACGATATCTCCCagaccaccttcacctcatCCAGGCGGCTCGGCGGAGAAAGGTCCTAGTACAGCCGATAAAGCTGGGGTGATATTAGGTATACATAATGTTTTTTTGGTGTTACCTCAATTCGTTGtcactttcctctcttcgatcatcttTTACTTGATGGAACCTGAAAAGGGTCTACCAGCACATCATCCGCACACGACGATACCCTTACCTGGTAATGTTACTGACCCTTCGTCTGCGGGTGAGGGTATGGAAGGTGTAGTTGCTGAGATGGGGGATGAAGTGATCAAGCGATTGATGAGTAGGGCAGAAGGGTTAGCGTCGGAAGGGAGTTCCCCAGATGCAGTTGGTCTGATATTCAGGATCGGAGGGGTGAGTGCGGCAATTGGAGGGTATCTATGCTGGAGATTGAGTAGGGATTGGGCGAAGGGAAAGGGTATATAAGATGACACAAAACCTATAGAAACATCTTGGTTGTAATATATTGCTTATGCATACACATACATCGATTTTATGCGTATGTGCACGACTTCAGGTAAAACGCTCCTGAAGATCATGCAATGAACATTTTCTCACGTAGATGCCTGTTCTCATAGGTGTCTGTCTTTAAGCATATACCCATGACAGGCAACCTGTGCCGCGAATATCGGCACGCTATGATCGCAATAGCGTGGACGAATCAGTCAGACTAGCTTGTAGGAAGCATGAATATGACTGAGATGGCCAGGAGTTCTTCTGGACAAAGGTGATCGGATCTAGCTCTACAATAATGGCATCGAACATTCTGAAATACTTATGGCAATCATCGACACAATTAAAGAAGCGGAAAACGATCGTCCAGTATAAGCGAGACACACTCAAGTAAGTTATACagttgaggctgagagacACAGATAATATTCTGATCGATTGGATCACACCGGCCGATCGCTAACGATTAAAAATCTTGGGCGCATCGATATCCCACCCctcctccctttcttctctatACACTTTTCATCATGCCTCGCACCAACAGCCCTGTTTCCATGGTGATTAAAAAAGTTCGACCGATGAAAGCCTACAAGCAGAATTGACTTACCCCCAgctccttctctttgttTGTGATGTCTTCTCGcatcgccttcatcgttctctgATATTTCGGCCAATGCGTTACTCGATACCATTTAGATTTTTTTTTGAAGATCTCGTGGAATTCGATCGCATCCGAGGTCATACTGACGAAACGCCAAGTATGGCATCAGAAAGAATGCCAACACTGTACaagggaggatgatgacTGACTGCTTGACTTCTTTATATCTATCAACCACTTCTTTCGTAGGATAGTCCGTTTCTTTCCAGAAGGCTTCGTGACGAGCTTGTGCTTCTTTCAGATCGTCTACTCTCTGCCGACAGAATCTTGGCGTCAGCCGTGCATACCCTTCACGATTCAGACACTCACTCCTTTGGCCTTGATGGTCTTCAGCGACTTCCAAGCATCActgaaggaggggaagatgattggAACTCCGAAGACGGCGAGGAATCAGGGATAGCCTACTGACCACCCGTAGATCCTCCTCTACGAGTTCCGTCTTGCTGATCTTCGCGAATTTGAGATTCCcgttgacgaggaagactCTCGAAGGTATAGGATTACCCAGGAGCAGCGCTTCCTACCTTAGGAGGCAGTACCTTGTGTGAAGTAGATCGTACGCGACCATGAAAAAGAGCGAGAGGAAGGGTAAGGCCGGGAACACCatcgatcgattgatcagaaATATCAAGGACTcggtgaggaagaagaacatgaaGGGCGACCATTAAAGACCGGTGTTGATGATCCCCTGATCGAGTAGGAAGATCCTCAATGTTGCCGActcgatcttcctcgtcatGTTCGCTACCGAATATAACATGTTAGTCTGATATAGTCATGCAGGTGAGCACGATATATGAACTCATTGATAGCGTGAATGAGAAACAGCAAAGACACGGTATGTATGAAGAAGCAAAAAATatacgaagaagagaggagattgTAGAAAGAAGAATAGAAGAGGAGTCTTAAATATCCATTTGGATTTGACAGAAGCGGTGCGTTCTATTGACGTCAATTGCAAGGGCCAGTGCACGGACTCAGGATCGGTCCAGTCAACTTCTGgtacgagatcaaggatcaCGCGCGGGGATGCGCTGACGTGAGGTATGCTGTGTTAGAAGTAACCTTTCTTTGATCATGCACACAAGTAACAAATAAAGACGTATACAGGTGATTGTGAAGGCGAACGAATGATATTAATAGCTGAAGTCACTTCGCGCAAAccaaaggaagaaggaagatcatcGGGGAAAATCAGTCACGAGTGACCGCGGATCACACCAGCACTAGGCTTGGCCCTGTCAACTCACTTTCGGATCACTACATCAAAGGAGAGCAGCTAGTAAAACGCGAAAGGAACACATTTCTTGTACATCACACATATAAATACTTTCTTCAATCAACGTGTCAGCTCCATTCACTTTCTATCTTCAATCATCACCTCAGCTCCATAACATTCTTTGTTTGAGTATCACCCCGCACCATCCCATTCGGGGACTTCAAAGACCACCAGCACCTCTCATAAGAACTGGAGGAGAACGAGCTTGTCGCAGTTCTGAGCTTCAGAAGATAACTTGACCACAATCATCTCTAGCATGTACGGTTCCAGCATTCCTCTCACCGAGGTCAATGACAACGGCAAACTCGGCCACACAACTCATCCGTGGATCTGCATTCACTGCAACCACCACGCCGACACTTTGGCTTCTACGAAGCATCACCATCGACAAGCAACACCGAATTACTACCCCCTGATTCCGTTCTTCGCTCGTCCAGATGTAAATTGCCCTTTCACCTCCCACACCGAAAATGTTCTACAAGAACACATTCAATCAAGCCATCAAATCGCCCGCCCTTGGGTCTGTTCATACCCCACCTGCGTGATGACCTACACAGCCCTTCGAGGCCTCAAGAGTCACTTCCAGCTCGACGTTTGCCAATAGCCTCGCGCTGCGATCAGAAAAACTTTGCACTTGGTGTCGCAAGAGATACCGCACCTCTATACTTCGCTCAGAGCATCAATCCAGAGCTCTAGCCGGAAAGATCAAGTGCCGTGGTCCAGTCAATTAAAGCCATTAAGGTACGCTATTGAGCAGTCACTTCCATTGAACAGCACGACTGACCATGGCGATCGTTGCAGCTTTTCAAGAAAGGACGGCGAGGTGTACTATCAATAAGTCTACAAATGTACCTCTCAACCCAATATAGCAATTGTATGTGTTATGAACATCCCGACCAATATGTTGAGCACTCCATTATGACTTTATACATCGAATGTATTGTAAATTGAAATATATGAATTAATCTGAGTACAGAGAGTGTATCACCCAGCTCGGGTCTATCATGACCTGCTCGTGAGCATCCATACTGCGTCAAAGAAGTTGACAAAGCCAATAGAAAAGATATAGCAGAGTCAATATTGACATtcgatctttcttcttcgcatgTACCTTGAGCACATGCTTTCGCATAGAGGCATCAAGGGCGAATACCCTTCCACAGCCTTCGAGGCAAGCCCTGTGTTGTTGGCATTGACTAGCGATCTGTCCGGAGAtctggttgatgatgtctaGCGATATGTTTGGAGATCTGATTTTTGGTGACGAATCTCTGATTGCAGATATCACAGCGATAATCTTGAGGTCGGTACAGACAGTGAttgatatcctctttgacgTGGTTCCTGACCGCAGTGACTCTAGGATACATTTTATCGCATGGCTGCTGATCATTACGAAGAGCAGGGCATGCAAAGCAGTTCTTCAAGTTGTGTTCTGCGTTTGAGTGATCTTCGAATTTCTTTGCCGTGTTGGTCGCAAATTGGCATTTCGTGCAATGAAATATAGTCAAACCTTGTTCGGAATGCTTTTCGGTGATGTGCTTCTGGAGATCACCTATGACATGATACAAACCATTGCACGTCTTCAAAGGGCATGGCCAGAACGGCAGAAGATTGTCCCTGATGTCCGGTGCCGTCGAGTTTCCGGCCGGATGTCCTTCATTGTCGGTCATAGTCATAAGGGGAGACACGGGATTATCGTCGGATATGTGAGTTGTTGAGATGGATCCTGAATTATATGCTTGATCGATAGGGAAGAATTGCTCAGTGTCGGTGGGGTCGAAATCGGACTCGGCGTGGGTTGATCTTGGCTGAACTTCTCCTGAGCAAGCTATGGAACAGTCAGCTTCGCCAATAAGCGCATGTGTAAATAAAGCTCTGAGTCTCACTTTATTCACCGAAAAGGGTTGTTCAGCCAAAGCAACGTAATGACCGCTCCCTGTGGCATGCTCCGACGAGTAAAATTCTAAGACCATGAGTGGTGCACCTGTCGGCTCTGTATCGTTCTGAGGGCCATACAACATCGTGTACGGTCTCCTCCCCGTCTGTTTGTGgatcgtcagctcaattggCTTAACACACACCTCAACTTTCATCCACGTACTTGGTTGACTGCCACTATCAGGATGAAGTAGCCACCGACTTGTGCCATTACTTTGATCCAGGGTTCCTGTACCACTACGTGATCTCCTGCGGTCGGAATCAGCAACAAGCGATCTGCGCTTCCCCATATAAGAATGCTTACCGAGCTTGTCGCCGAGGGAAGCGGGTTATGAGCATGACATCGTATCACTTTGCCAAGAACTCGCTTACCTGTCTTCGAAGGGCTTCACTGCCTATCGGCGTGTCTTGTTCCCATATGCTGTAGGCCAAAGTATTATGACGAGCGGTCAGATGGTGAAATCGACAACGCTGTTACGGAGCATACTGGTAAAAGCAGCTGCCTGgagatgacatcagctcattggTCACAGGGATGCTTACTCACCGTCGCCTGCCACATCCTGACCCGGATAAGGCCATAAATCGCTCTCACCCTGAGCGCGCGCGGCGGTCAGTCCAGTTATCCCACTGTTCGATTGGACAGTTGAAAGTATATTTCCCGGATCCATGGATTTCACTATTCAGCTTGGCTCGATGGCTTGGAGACGCTCCCAGCATCTCTACACTCTCAGAGACAAGGACTACATGGGATGTATAATTACCAGGCTGAAAGGTAAGGTTTTAAGAATAATCAAGTTGGAGGACTTGAGTGTGGCGGTCTCGCTAAGCGCCACACTGCGCGATAAAAGGGCGTCACGGACTGTAGCCAGCTATAAACATGATACTTCG encodes the following:
- a CDS encoding ribonucleoprotein-associated protein, translated to MASQPNPKAFPLANAQLTNQILDLIQQAQHYKQLKKGANEATKTLNRGICEFIVMTADVEPIEIVLHLPLLCEDKNVPYVFLPSKTALGRACGVSRPVIAASVTTNEARELNAQIQAVKNEIEKLLI